The following are from one region of the Ruficoccus sp. ZRK36 genome:
- the tnpB gene encoding IS66 family insertion sequence element accessory protein TnpB (TnpB, as the term is used for proteins encoded by IS66 family insertion elements, is considered an accessory protein, since TnpC, encoded by a neighboring gene, is a DDE family transposase.), giving the protein MLSFSGSLRVFVALEPCDMRKGFSGLEALVTQRLKESVRGGALFLFTNKRRTRLKALYFDGTGLWLLNKRLEVGRFSWPVSTDPTAVKLRLRPEAFVLLCDGVQMQGAKFLPWYEREP; this is encoded by the coding sequence ATGCTGAGCTTCAGCGGGAGTCTGCGTGTGTTCGTGGCGCTGGAGCCTTGCGACATGCGCAAAGGGTTTAGTGGACTGGAAGCGCTGGTGACGCAGCGCCTGAAGGAATCGGTGCGCGGGGGAGCGCTGTTTTTGTTCACGAACAAGCGGCGCACACGCCTGAAGGCGCTTTACTTCGACGGGACGGGTTTGTGGCTCCTGAACAAAAGGTTGGAGGTTGGTCGCTTCAGTTGGCCAGTCTCGACGGACCCCACGGCAGTGAAGCTGCGGCTGCGCCCGGAGGCGTTTGTGCTGTTGTGCGACGGGGTGCAGATGCAGGGGGCAAAGTTTTTACCCTGGTATGAACGCGAGCCGTGA
- a CDS encoding IS66 family transposase yields the protein MTDREAALEAKLEAAQLENRLLREKIDALVRALYGKKSEKLDPAQLELLGGLAEKIDEAPAAVEPPAGVTQKAPSKPRRPGPRVPEHLPVKEVVLDPDEVLACPQEWRLMGEEVSEQLDYEPGRFYRRRLIRRKYVRKDAPFTAPVIAPLPPCMQERCLATPELIAQVVIGKYADHLPLYRQSQIYRRAGVELSRQTLCRWVDLAADTCQLLYEWMAREQMAHAYLQIDETPIPYLDPGRGQTAKGYLWVCSLPNGYVIYIWHPSRSAECLQQILPEHYRGIIQCDGYAAYPSVARQRAGPDLELEQGPVQLASCWAHTRRKFFEAREHAPSVAGWILGQIAQLYRVEQRLRDDKAGPALRSARRATQSAPVVARLKRALPILRQRYRPQCSMAKAIDYALGQWSGLEAFLQNGAIDIDNNEVERAIRPTKIGAKNWTFIGSETSGRTAAILYTLIESAKRYGLDPYQYLLLLLRELPAATNWQIQAYTPAAIAKSKRLLPANAA from the coding sequence ATGACCGACCGCGAAGCCGCCCTCGAAGCCAAACTGGAGGCGGCTCAGTTGGAAAACCGGTTGTTGCGGGAGAAGATCGACGCGCTGGTGCGTGCCCTTTACGGCAAAAAGAGCGAGAAGCTGGACCCCGCGCAACTTGAGCTGCTCGGAGGGCTTGCGGAAAAAATAGACGAGGCTCCCGCCGCCGTTGAGCCGCCCGCGGGAGTCACCCAAAAGGCTCCGAGCAAGCCCCGCCGCCCCGGTCCGCGCGTGCCCGAGCACCTGCCGGTGAAGGAAGTCGTGCTCGACCCGGACGAGGTGCTGGCTTGCCCGCAAGAGTGGCGGCTGATGGGCGAAGAGGTCAGCGAGCAGCTCGATTACGAGCCGGGGCGCTTTTACCGTCGCCGCCTGATCCGGCGCAAGTACGTCCGCAAGGACGCTCCCTTTACCGCGCCGGTGATCGCGCCGCTGCCTCCGTGTATGCAGGAACGCTGCCTGGCCACCCCGGAACTGATCGCTCAGGTGGTGATCGGCAAATATGCCGATCACCTTCCGCTTTACCGGCAGTCGCAGATTTACCGGCGCGCAGGCGTGGAGCTCTCGCGGCAGACCCTGTGTCGCTGGGTGGACCTGGCCGCCGATACCTGCCAGTTGCTCTACGAGTGGATGGCCCGCGAGCAGATGGCCCACGCCTACCTGCAAATCGATGAGACGCCCATCCCGTACCTTGATCCGGGCCGGGGCCAAACCGCCAAGGGCTACCTGTGGGTCTGCTCCCTGCCCAACGGCTACGTCATTTACATCTGGCATCCGAGCCGCTCAGCCGAGTGCCTCCAGCAGATACTCCCCGAGCACTACCGAGGCATTATCCAGTGTGACGGCTACGCCGCCTATCCCAGTGTGGCCAGACAACGCGCCGGACCGGACCTGGAGCTGGAACAGGGACCGGTTCAGTTGGCCAGTTGCTGGGCCCATACCCGGCGCAAGTTTTTTGAAGCTCGCGAACACGCCCCGAGCGTGGCCGGATGGATACTCGGGCAGATCGCCCAGCTTTACCGCGTTGAGCAACGCCTGCGTGACGACAAGGCCGGACCCGCCTTGCGGTCAGCTCGGCGTGCCACGCAGTCGGCCCCCGTCGTGGCCCGCCTGAAAAGGGCCTTGCCCATCCTGCGCCAGCGCTACCGCCCCCAGTGCTCCATGGCCAAGGCCATCGACTACGCCCTGGGCCAGTGGAGCGGACTGGAAGCCTTCCTCCAAAACGGGGCCATCGACATCGACAACAACGAGGTCGAGCGAGCCATCCGCCCCACCAAGATCGGCGCCAAAAACTGGACCTTTATCGGCTCGGAAACATCAGGAAGAACCGCTGCCATCCTTTACACCCTCATCGAGTCTGCCAAACGATACGGACTCGACCCCTACCAGTACCTCCTCCTCCTGCTCAGGGAACTCCCCGCCGCCACCAACTGGCAAATCCAAGCCTACACCCCTGCCGCCATCGCCAAGAGCAAACGACTCCTGCCGGCAAACGCCGCCTGA
- a CDS encoding TolC family protein has translation MALSDGSLGGELQALKSVEPQYTPSSDYIFEELEGEITLLDAFAAVLLNNPRLAQYGWSVRISEAETLQAGLLPNPQIGIDVEEFAGSGDRSGFDGAESTVLISQLIELGQKRQNRSEVARLNEDITSLEYEATRVAILADVSKAFINVLAAQERHQLMQMNLELAEQALVAADKRVEAGAASPLEQAKSKAIVTSEKINVQRSQRELDGARIRLAALWGSSNPKFTKVRGAFLAHDNLPHIHTLYTQINQHPEIARWAAKLAERRAAIRLEQSEAIPDLTVGVGLKHLNQNDDLSAVIQVSVPIPVFNRNQGNILKARRELERARQGQRETEVQIYASLTNAYQQLTMLHEELAAIKTELLVTAQGVYDDTRRAYEEGKANYLEVIDAQRMLFDTRLRYNESQAAYHQIAVDIEALIGQSLSNFQQTLPETNSN, from the coding sequence GTGGCTTTGTCGGATGGCAGCCTTGGTGGAGAGTTGCAGGCTCTTAAAAGCGTTGAGCCGCAATATACGCCCTCATCTGATTACATCTTTGAGGAGCTTGAGGGGGAGATCACGCTCCTTGATGCCTTTGCTGCCGTGTTACTCAATAACCCCAGGCTGGCGCAATACGGATGGTCCGTGCGGATAAGCGAAGCTGAGACCTTGCAGGCCGGCCTTTTGCCCAATCCTCAGATTGGAATAGATGTAGAGGAGTTTGCAGGATCGGGTGATCGATCTGGTTTTGATGGCGCTGAATCAACGGTGCTTATCAGCCAGCTCATTGAGCTTGGACAGAAACGGCAAAACCGCTCTGAAGTTGCGCGGCTGAATGAAGACATCACGAGTTTGGAGTATGAAGCTACACGCGTGGCTATCCTCGCTGATGTGTCGAAGGCATTCATTAATGTGCTGGCCGCTCAGGAACGTCATCAGCTGATGCAGATGAATCTCGAACTTGCAGAGCAAGCCCTCGTCGCTGCAGACAAGCGCGTTGAAGCCGGGGCCGCCTCTCCCCTGGAACAAGCCAAGTCAAAAGCCATCGTGACTTCGGAAAAGATCAATGTGCAACGCTCGCAACGCGAACTTGACGGTGCGCGAATCAGATTGGCGGCATTGTGGGGAAGCAGTAATCCGAAGTTTACAAAGGTAAGGGGCGCTTTTTTAGCTCATGATAATTTACCTCATATTCATACCCTCTACACACAAATTAACCAGCACCCGGAGATCGCTCGCTGGGCGGCTAAACTTGCCGAGCGCCGGGCAGCGATTCGCTTGGAGCAATCTGAAGCGATACCTGATTTAACGGTTGGGGTCGGCTTAAAGCATTTGAATCAAAACGACGACCTATCTGCGGTAATTCAAGTCAGTGTGCCAATTCCAGTATTCAATCGAAATCAGGGGAATATTTTAAAAGCCAGGCGCGAACTCGAAAGAGCCCGCCAAGGCCAGCGTGAAACCGAAGTTCAGATTTACGCTTCGCTGACGAATGCTTATCAGCAGTTGACCATGCTGCACGAAGAGCTTGCGGCCATCAAAACGGAATTACTGGTCACCGCGCAAGGAGTCTACGATGACACACGCAGGGCATACGAGGAGGGCAAAGCGAACTACCTCGAAGTGATTGATGCCCAGCGCATGCTCTTCGACACTCGTTTGCGCTACAATGAATCACAGGCTGCTTACCACCAGATCGCGGTGGATATCGAGGCCTTGATCGGCCAGTCACTTTCTAATTTTCAGCAAACATTACCGGAAACGAATTCCAATTAA
- a CDS encoding efflux RND transporter periplasmic adaptor subunit — protein sequence MKTNHHAQFNRSRWSVVVLLTVILSLVPLIGSADGAAEVQKQDNGDECTLCETDIPKGQSEKAKSEATTSHTSSAIELCEAHGVSKDLCYICDPSKREKGRLWCKEHNRYEDRCWLCQPQLEDKDRLWCKEHSLYEDECFYCHPEVSEKNNTPATASTASAQASISLSSETCDPHGVSVDLCYICDPSKRDKGRLWCREHDRYEDRCWICQPQLEDKGRLWCEEHSLYEDECFYCDPARATHSTQQDSSKQSDAPALWCKEHDVAELECGICQPQLAGQLAPGKSVKVRFASAESSSKAGIATSYPTEGIAQPSVSAFFEVSYNRNKLALVTPLADGIVRAVHADVGQSVRKGDVLVEISSDEVASAKAEFLTRRVEERIAETAYQREKKLKEEKISATRDFLEAEAADEVAHLKSKMARQKLLNLGFTAEEIAQIAKEQDSSSIIRLRAPFAGTLVAREAVVGEAVSEGKALFKVTDLSTLWLDLSVSPEHADSVQVGQIVTARFDGGPEGVEYTGVVTWVDAAIDTRNRMLKARAEIKNPQGTIRQGMFGHAELALTSSGNAVLLPSDAIQHHEGRPYVFVKEAADLYALRHVRLGQSGGDTVAVMEGLSPDELVVTEGAFIAMSEFLKSRLGAGCVDD from the coding sequence ATGAAAACAAATCATCATGCCCAGTTCAATCGCTCCAGATGGAGCGTCGTAGTCCTCTTAACGGTTATTCTGTCATTAGTGCCTCTGATTGGAAGCGCAGATGGCGCAGCCGAGGTGCAGAAGCAGGATAACGGAGATGAATGCACTCTCTGTGAAACGGACATACCTAAAGGTCAGAGCGAAAAGGCAAAAAGCGAGGCTACCACGAGCCACACTTCTAGTGCGATTGAGCTTTGTGAAGCGCATGGCGTCAGCAAGGATCTCTGCTATATCTGTGACCCGTCCAAACGTGAAAAAGGACGCTTGTGGTGCAAGGAACACAATCGCTACGAGGATCGCTGCTGGCTTTGCCAGCCACAACTGGAAGACAAGGATCGCCTGTGGTGCAAGGAGCACAGCCTCTACGAGGACGAATGCTTCTACTGCCATCCAGAGGTAAGCGAGAAAAACAACACCCCCGCGACCGCTTCTACCGCGTCTGCGCAAGCGAGTATTTCACTTTCCTCGGAAACCTGCGACCCCCACGGGGTTTCTGTCGATCTCTGTTATATTTGTGACCCGTCCAAACGAGACAAGGGGCGACTGTGGTGCCGTGAGCACGACCGCTATGAAGACCGTTGCTGGATATGCCAGCCACAGTTGGAAGACAAGGGTCGCCTCTGGTGCGAAGAACACAGCCTCTACGAGGACGAATGTTTCTACTGCGACCCGGCTCGGGCAACTCATAGCACACAGCAAGATTCTTCCAAGCAATCGGACGCCCCTGCTCTCTGGTGCAAGGAGCACGATGTTGCCGAATTGGAATGTGGTATTTGTCAGCCTCAACTCGCCGGCCAACTCGCACCGGGCAAAAGTGTAAAAGTCCGCTTTGCTTCGGCGGAATCCTCTTCCAAGGCGGGAATTGCAACCTCATATCCCACCGAAGGCATTGCGCAACCATCGGTGTCGGCTTTCTTCGAAGTGAGCTACAACCGAAACAAGTTGGCGCTCGTGACACCACTCGCCGATGGGATTGTTCGCGCCGTTCATGCGGACGTGGGGCAATCTGTCCGCAAGGGAGATGTGCTCGTCGAGATCAGTTCCGACGAAGTAGCCTCGGCAAAGGCGGAATTCCTCACCCGCCGGGTAGAGGAGCGTATTGCGGAAACTGCTTATCAGCGGGAGAAAAAGCTGAAAGAAGAAAAGATCTCGGCAACCCGTGACTTCCTGGAAGCGGAGGCGGCTGATGAAGTGGCACACTTAAAGAGCAAAATGGCGCGGCAAAAGCTTCTGAACCTCGGGTTTACGGCTGAGGAAATTGCACAAATCGCCAAAGAGCAGGACAGCAGCTCCATTATCCGACTGCGTGCGCCGTTTGCGGGAACGCTCGTCGCTCGTGAGGCCGTTGTGGGGGAAGCCGTATCCGAAGGCAAAGCGCTGTTCAAGGTAACTGACTTATCGACCCTTTGGCTGGATTTATCAGTCAGCCCGGAGCATGCCGATTCCGTGCAAGTCGGTCAGATCGTGACAGCGCGTTTCGACGGTGGACCTGAAGGTGTTGAATATACCGGAGTGGTCACCTGGGTGGATGCCGCCATTGATACGCGAAACCGTATGCTTAAAGCCCGCGCCGAGATAAAGAATCCGCAAGGCACCATACGGCAAGGCATGTTTGGGCATGCCGAGTTGGCGCTCACGAGTTCGGGTAACGCCGTTTTGCTGCCAAGTGATGCGATTCAGCATCACGAAGGCCGACCCTATGTTTTCGTAAAAGAAGCAGCTGATCTTTATGCATTACGACACGTAAGGCTCGGACAATCAGGAGGCGATACGGTTGCCGTCATGGAAGGTCTCAGTCCAGACGAACTGGTCGTAACCGAGGGGGCCTTTATCGCCATGTCAGAGTTTCTCAAGTCTCGTCTAGGTGCAGGCTGCGTCGACGATTAA
- a CDS encoding CusA/CzcA family heavy metal efflux RND transporter — MESISKLSLQNRLLVLLLSALFIGVGSWKLFQLPVDAFPDTTPVQVQINTVAPALNPEEIEQQITLPVELAMGGLPGLESVRSVSKFGFSQVVATFSDNTEISEARQYISERLSTVELPEDIERPQLGPISTGLGEIFHYTLSSTDPEHSLEELRTLHDWVIKPELRKVSGVAEVNSWGGYEKQYHVIVSPRNLVKFGLTLDEVAEALQANNSNAGGGILTRGGQSLLIHGLGRVESIKEIEDIVIASYAGSPLRIRDVADEVKIGYEIRRGAVTAQGQGEIVLGLAFMLMGENGMVVTEELKTRLDRLRRSLPEDVVVNVVYDRTELTSQVIGTVQHNLAAGAILVVAILFVLLGNLRAGLLVASVIPISMLFSAFGMSYFGIAASLLSLGAVDFGMIVDGSVVMTESNMRKLGQRRVELGRELTKAERLEIVISSAKEVARPVVFGMGITIVVFFPILTLEGTEGKMFRPMALTFIFALAGALIYALTVTPVLNYYFIKPSAKEEAGWFAGTLTKAYAACLRFAMRARVFVLTAVAVVFALTLWAGAKMGGEFVPRLSEGAVTINTIRLAGISIPESVKYNTRIEQLLLENYPDEIRHVWSRIGSAEVATDPMGTELTDIFISLNPREEWTKAKTQTELVAAMQATVAELPGLNMAFTQPIEMRLNEMESGIRSDVGIKIYGDEFDELVRLSDDVQRILLDVEGSGDISVDQLTGQPTLKIDIRQDVIAQHGISARHVMSIVESVGGTRAGQVFEGQRNFPLVLRLPDALRTDIDALRNTIIPTAEGQQLPLHRLADIRIEDGSATINREWGRRLIRIQVNVDDRDVSSFVAEAKAKINESLELPEGYVLDWGGQFENLERAQTRLAIVVPVTLAAVFFLLYFSLKNMRDVLLIYSGIPLALIGGILTLWFRGIPFSVSAAVGFIALSGIAVLNGQILISAIRSYRERTANLREAVTQAACQRLRPVLATALTSAAGFLPMALSTGVGSEIQRPLASVVVGGILTSTLLTLLVLPLLYELFGSRGDPQREDTDA, encoded by the coding sequence ATGGAATCCATTTCAAAACTCTCATTGCAGAATCGGCTCTTGGTTCTGCTACTTTCGGCTCTCTTTATCGGTGTCGGTTCATGGAAATTATTTCAGCTCCCTGTGGATGCGTTTCCCGACACGACGCCCGTTCAGGTGCAAATCAACACCGTCGCACCCGCGCTCAATCCTGAGGAGATCGAGCAACAGATCACCCTGCCGGTTGAGCTGGCGATGGGCGGGTTGCCCGGGCTGGAAAGCGTCCGCTCGGTTTCCAAGTTCGGTTTTTCCCAAGTCGTCGCGACCTTTTCGGACAATACCGAGATTTCCGAGGCGAGGCAATATATCTCCGAACGGCTCTCCACGGTCGAACTGCCCGAGGATATCGAACGGCCACAGCTGGGCCCCATTTCGACCGGACTCGGCGAAATCTTTCACTACACTCTCAGCTCCACCGATCCCGAGCACTCCTTGGAGGAGCTGAGGACACTGCATGACTGGGTGATCAAACCAGAGCTGCGGAAAGTCTCCGGGGTCGCCGAAGTCAACTCGTGGGGCGGCTACGAAAAGCAATATCACGTCATTGTCTCGCCCCGGAACTTGGTCAAATTCGGGCTGACCCTCGACGAGGTAGCCGAAGCGCTACAGGCGAACAACAGCAACGCCGGTGGCGGCATCCTCACACGCGGCGGGCAGTCGCTGCTGATCCACGGCCTCGGGCGCGTGGAGTCGATCAAAGAGATCGAGGACATCGTGATCGCCTCCTACGCGGGCAGCCCGCTGCGCATCCGCGATGTGGCCGACGAGGTGAAGATCGGCTACGAAATCCGCCGGGGCGCTGTCACCGCACAGGGGCAAGGCGAGATTGTGCTCGGCCTGGCCTTCATGCTGATGGGGGAAAACGGCATGGTCGTGACCGAAGAACTCAAGACACGCCTGGATCGCCTCCGCCGGTCACTGCCGGAAGACGTCGTCGTGAACGTCGTCTATGATCGCACCGAACTCACCAGCCAGGTCATCGGCACGGTTCAACATAACTTAGCGGCGGGTGCCATCCTCGTCGTGGCGATCCTTTTCGTGCTGCTGGGAAATCTCCGGGCAGGCCTGTTGGTCGCTTCGGTCATTCCGATCTCCATGCTCTTTTCGGCCTTCGGCATGAGCTACTTCGGCATCGCGGCCAGTTTGCTCAGTCTAGGCGCGGTTGACTTTGGCATGATCGTGGACGGCTCCGTAGTGATGACCGAGTCGAACATGCGCAAGCTGGGGCAGCGACGCGTCGAGTTGGGGCGGGAACTGACCAAGGCGGAGCGCCTTGAGATCGTCATCAGCTCGGCCAAGGAAGTCGCCCGCCCCGTCGTTTTCGGAATGGGCATCACAATTGTAGTGTTTTTCCCGATACTGACGCTGGAAGGCACCGAGGGTAAAATGTTTCGCCCGATGGCGCTGACCTTCATCTTCGCCCTCGCAGGCGCACTGATCTACGCGCTGACCGTCACGCCCGTGCTCAACTATTATTTCATCAAGCCCAGTGCGAAAGAAGAGGCGGGCTGGTTTGCGGGGACATTGACCAAGGCCTACGCGGCCTGTTTGCGCTTCGCCATGCGCGCCCGCGTGTTTGTTTTGACGGCGGTGGCCGTTGTCTTCGCGCTGACGCTATGGGCTGGTGCGAAAATGGGCGGCGAATTCGTGCCTCGACTGAGTGAAGGCGCGGTCACGATCAATACGATCCGACTTGCCGGAATTTCGATTCCCGAATCCGTCAAATACAACACGCGCATCGAGCAGCTCTTACTGGAAAACTACCCGGATGAAATCCGCCACGTCTGGAGCCGCATCGGCTCGGCCGAGGTCGCCACCGATCCGATGGGGACGGAACTGACCGATATTTTCATCTCTCTGAATCCGCGTGAAGAATGGACGAAAGCCAAAACCCAGACGGAGTTGGTCGCCGCCATGCAAGCGACCGTGGCCGAACTGCCCGGACTCAACATGGCCTTCACCCAGCCCATCGAAATGCGGCTCAACGAAATGGAGTCCGGCATCCGCTCCGACGTGGGAATCAAGATCTACGGCGACGAGTTTGACGAACTTGTGCGACTGAGTGACGACGTGCAGCGGATTCTGCTCGATGTCGAAGGTAGCGGCGACATTTCCGTCGACCAACTGACCGGGCAGCCGACCCTCAAGATCGACATACGGCAGGATGTCATCGCACAGCACGGCATTTCCGCTCGCCATGTCATGAGCATTGTCGAATCCGTGGGGGGGACACGGGCCGGGCAAGTATTTGAGGGGCAACGCAACTTCCCCCTCGTGCTGCGCCTGCCGGACGCTTTGCGCACGGATATCGACGCCTTGCGTAACACGATCATTCCGACTGCCGAAGGCCAGCAGCTGCCCCTGCATCGGCTGGCTGACATTCGGATCGAAGATGGCTCCGCCACGATCAACCGTGAATGGGGCCGCCGCTTGATCCGTATTCAGGTCAACGTGGACGACCGTGACGTTTCATCATTCGTCGCCGAAGCTAAGGCCAAGATCAATGAATCACTGGAACTGCCCGAGGGCTACGTGCTCGATTGGGGCGGTCAGTTTGAGAACCTCGAACGCGCTCAGACACGCCTCGCCATTGTGGTGCCAGTTACATTAGCGGCTGTTTTCTTCCTGCTCTACTTCAGCTTGAAGAACATGCGCGATGTTTTGCTCATTTACAGTGGCATCCCACTCGCCCTCATTGGCGGTATCCTCACCCTCTGGTTTAGAGGTATCCCTTTCAGTGTGAGTGCCGCCGTCGGCTTTATCGCTTTAAGTGGCATCGCCGTTCTCAACGGGCAGATCTTGATTTCGGCCATTCGTTCCTACCGCGAGCGCACCGCCAACCTGCGGGAAGCCGTCACACAGGCCGCCTGCCAACGCCTCCGCCCCGTGTTGGCGACGGCACTGACCTCGGCTGCGGGATTTTTACCCATGGCCTTATCCACTGGTGTCGGTTCGGAAATTCAGCGGCCACTGGCTTCCGTCGTGGTCGGTGGCATCCTGACTTCGACTTTGTTGACTCTGCTTGTTCTGCCGCTTCTCTATGAACTGTTCGGTAGTCGCGGTGATCCCCAACGCGAAGACACTGATGCATGA
- a CDS encoding metalloregulator ArsR/SmtB family transcription factor, whose product MIDPTSASAIFKSLSDLTRLRIVRLLVVNQTEMCVCELVDALNEKQYNVSKQVKILESAGILESNKEGRWIYYGLKQNKKGLLDSIYTGVAMIEDKADLFTSDQKRVEARMQLREDGRCKIGLVQTENGGTVSSDSPRVSHG is encoded by the coding sequence ATGATTGATCCAACATCCGCTTCCGCAATCTTCAAATCTTTGTCCGACCTGACGAGACTGCGAATCGTCCGGCTACTCGTCGTCAATCAAACAGAAATGTGTGTCTGTGAGTTAGTCGATGCCCTCAATGAGAAACAATACAACGTCTCCAAACAAGTAAAGATTCTGGAGTCGGCAGGCATTCTCGAAAGCAACAAAGAAGGCCGCTGGATTTACTATGGGCTCAAACAAAATAAGAAAGGCCTTCTAGATTCTATCTACACCGGCGTCGCGATGATCGAAGACAAAGCTGACCTATTCACGAGCGACCAAAAGCGGGTCGAAGCGCGCATGCAGTTACGCGAGGATGGACGCTGCAAAATTGGTTTGGTCCAGACAGAAAACGGAGGGACTGTGAGCAGTGATTCCCCACGTGTTTCTCACGGCTAA
- a CDS encoding cation transporter translates to MLLFKSTYHIEKMDCPSEKQMVRLKIEPLESVLGLSFDIPQRTVHVIHQGNAELITEAIAELGLGSRFEASEKVEKYAGEEQITQKQILWWVLGINASFFVIEMGFGLLSNSMGLIADSLDMLADTIVYGLSLIAVGTAVTTKKKVAKTSGLFQMLLALIGFSEVVRRFFFSEAMPDFRTMIAVASLAMVANVICLWLIQKASSEEAHMQASAIFTSNDIIVNGGVIVAGLLVYSLDSPWPDLIVGGIVFGFVMRGAMRILKLSK, encoded by the coding sequence ATGCTGCTATTTAAATCGACATACCACATTGAAAAAATGGACTGCCCCTCGGAAAAGCAGATGGTGCGTCTCAAAATCGAACCGCTTGAGAGCGTTCTTGGTCTGTCATTCGATATTCCTCAGCGAACAGTGCATGTCATTCATCAGGGCAATGCGGAGTTAATCACTGAGGCAATCGCAGAGTTGGGATTGGGCTCACGTTTTGAGGCTTCTGAGAAAGTAGAAAAATACGCCGGCGAAGAGCAGATCACTCAGAAACAGATTTTGTGGTGGGTGCTCGGCATTAATGCTTCGTTCTTTGTCATCGAGATGGGATTCGGCTTGTTATCGAACTCTATGGGGCTGATTGCAGACTCTCTCGACATGCTGGCCGATACCATCGTCTACGGGCTCAGCCTGATAGCTGTAGGCACCGCCGTTACGACCAAGAAGAAAGTAGCTAAAACCAGCGGGCTTTTCCAGATGCTGTTGGCGCTTATCGGCTTTTCGGAAGTTGTTCGACGGTTCTTCTTTTCAGAGGCGATGCCGGACTTCAGGACGATGATCGCCGTGGCCTCTCTTGCCATGGTCGCCAATGTGATTTGCCTTTGGTTGATTCAAAAAGCTAGTTCGGAAGAGGCTCATATGCAGGCGTCCGCCATATTTACCTCAAACGATATCATCGTTAACGGCGGCGTCATCGTCGCCGGTTTACTCGTATACTCGCTCGATAGCCCCTGGCCCGACCTCATCGTCGGCGGTATTGTTTTCGGATTCGTCATGCGGGGAGCGATGCGCATCTTAAAATTATCGAAATAA
- the cysK gene encoding cysteine synthase A has protein sequence MNKLYDSITATIGNTPLVKINRTTEDIDANIYLKCEFFNPLASVKDRIGRAMIETAERNGKLKPDSIVIEPTSGNTGIALAFVCAAKGYRLILAMPETMSFERRVLLRMLGAEIILTPGPKGMSGAIARAIELVEEQGTRAFMPQQFENPANPEIHRKTTAEEIWSATGGKIDAFVAGVGTGGTITGVSEVIKSRKKLYSVAVEPEASPVISGGQPGPHKIQGIGAGFIPKNCNTDVIDDIIKVSNENAFATAQALSEKDGILGGISTGANVWAAMELAKRPEMAGKTIVTVGCSFGERYLSTPLAEKAREEMAAKTA, from the coding sequence ATGAACAAATTATACGATTCGATTACGGCAACCATCGGTAACACGCCGCTCGTCAAAATTAACCGCACTACAGAGGACATAGATGCAAACATCTACCTCAAGTGCGAATTCTTCAACCCGCTCGCCAGTGTAAAAGATCGCATCGGAAGGGCAATGATTGAGACCGCTGAACGCAACGGAAAACTCAAGCCGGACAGCATTGTCATTGAGCCGACTTCGGGGAACACTGGCATCGCTCTTGCCTTCGTTTGCGCGGCCAAGGGATACAGACTCATTCTCGCTATGCCGGAGACAATGTCGTTCGAACGCCGTGTGCTCCTACGTATGCTCGGCGCGGAAATCATCCTGACTCCCGGTCCCAAAGGCATGTCGGGTGCCATCGCCCGGGCAATTGAATTAGTCGAGGAGCAAGGCACGCGTGCGTTCATGCCGCAACAGTTCGAGAATCCGGCGAATCCAGAGATTCACCGTAAGACGACCGCCGAGGAAATTTGGTCGGCGACTGGAGGCAAAATCGACGCATTTGTAGCTGGAGTCGGCACGGGCGGAACCATCACTGGAGTCTCGGAAGTGATTAAATCTCGCAAAAAACTCTACAGCGTGGCCGTCGAACCGGAGGCAAGCCCGGTTATTTCCGGCGGACAGCCTGGGCCACATAAAATCCAAGGCATCGGCGCCGGGTTCATTCCGAAGAACTGCAACACCGATGTGATTGACGACATTATCAAAGTGAGCAACGAAAACGCCTTCGCCACAGCCCAAGCTCTCTCAGAAAAAGACGGAATACTGGGCGGCATTTCGACCGGAGCTAACGTGTGGGCCGCAATGGAACTGGCGAAGCGTCCGGAAATGGCTGGCAAGACCATTGTCACTGTCGGCTGTAGCTTCGGCGAACGCTACCTAAGCACACCACTAGCTGAAAAAGCCCGCGAAGAAATGGCTGCGAAAACAGCCTAA